DNA sequence from the Xanthocytophaga agilis genome:
CGTGCACATTATCCATCCGATCACCGGATTTCAGAAACTCCTCTGTAAAGATACAGAAGTAGCCTTCCCTGACTTCAGAGAGATGTTCAAATGCATAGGGAACAAGCGGATTGGAAAAGATCAGAGCAGGCTGAGTAATCTCAATGCTTCTGTTGGCATAATGTAATATACAGTGATTGGTAAGCAAGGTTACTTTATAAAAATCCCGACGACTATAGGGTATCGTTTTCCCCTTTGACCTCTCTATCGAATACACATTAAAATGCCTGACCGGAGACTGGTTTTGGGTACCATCTTGTAGTGTTTTAGTTTCTTTTGTAATCATGTCACAAAAATAAGAATATCAAAGAATTTTATCGTATAGTCTTATAAGCAGACCGATTCACTTTATATCCTTTGTTCTACGTAATTCGAATAGCACCTGACACTTGGGTAGTTCCTCCCTGATTCGTTCTTTTTCTTCTACGGAAAACGAATTATTGACCAAAACCAGGAAGAGTAGCTTAGAAAGACTTTTCAATTGAGCAGACAAAGATTGCAGTTTGTTATCAGAAATGAGCAAAGTAGATAATCGGCTTAGATTCAGAATTTCATCTGGTAAAGACTCAAGATCATTATGATCAAGAAATAAAGATTCAAGACCATGAAGCTTTCCTATTTCCAAAGGCAGCTTCACTAATTGATTATGGCTTACTTTTAATTCCATTAACTGAGAAAGTTCTCCAATTTCGGCAGGCAATGACGTTAGCTGGTTATACGAAAGTTCCAAATGCGTCAAGCCTTTGAACTGGCTGATATCAGTAGGAAGCACTCTAAGCTTATTATTAGCCAGATTCAATTTTTCTAAATGTCTGAAATATTTGATTTGAGAAGGCACCCCCGTTAAATCCCGTTTAGACAGATCTAGTTCCTTCTTAAAATAAACTCCGTACAGCTTCTTATTAAATGGGTAATGAGCACTTTTTGAGAAAAAGCCAAACGCTATTTCAACACCTTGTTTAAACTCTTCTATGTCAATATGTGATGCTTGGGCAATCTCTAAACCAAGTTGAATACTCTCCATCTGCCCGGAAAGTAATAGCCGCATTACATTTTCTTTTTCAATCTGATCTTCCGCCATAGTGTTTTCTTGATAAGATGATTAAAACCAGATTCGACAATTAGGTAGCCAGGCCCGAATCTTTTGTTGCTCGGCCTCTGAAATGGGATTACCAGTCAGATTAAGAGAATCTAGTTGGGTTAGATTTTTTATTTCTTCAGGTAGTCTCTCTAATTGGTTATTATTCAGATGAAGAGTCGTTAACCTAGTTAATGTCCCAATTTCAGCAGGAAGTGTTCGCAGTTGACAATTACCCAATTCAATATAATCTAAGACTGGCAACTTGCTAATGCTAATAGGAAATATAGATAGAGGATTTTCCTCTAAATATAACCCATTCATTTTTTTAAGTTTTTCTATTTCTACAGGAAGAGATTGCAAAAGGTTAGTAGTAAGATCCAACCTTTCCAAATCAACTAAGCACCCAATTTCATCTGGTAGGGATATCAGTCTATTATTAGACAATTCCAGTTCTTTGAGATTGATAAGTGCACTAATTTCCTGAGGCAGGCTTGTCAGCTGATTTTCATCTACTCTAAGCTCTTTCAATCTGATTAACTTTCCTATTTCGACTGGTAACGCCACTAACTGAATCGAACGTATATCCAACAATATTAGATCTGTAAGATTGCCAATTTTGGCGGGAATAATCTTTAACGGGTTATTACCTAAATCAAGATTTGTGAGGGTAGTAAGGCTCCATATCTCATCTGGAATGATAGTGAATTGATTAAAAGACAAACGAAGTTCCTTGAGATTTTTGAGATTCCTTATTTCAGTGGGTAATGTATTGAGTTGATTGGCTGATAAATCCAGCCATGTCAATTGGGTTAGGTTTCCTATCTGGGTTGGTATAGCAGTGAAGTGATTACGGGTTAAATCCAGTGATTTCAGATTGACAAAATAGACAATTTGCCAGGGCAATATAGATTCATCACGTAATGTTAGACCTCTTGCATTACTGATTTCCCATAATTGTTTCTCAAAAGAAATACCCACCTTACTTGAAAGTAGACGATAGGCAATACTAATATCCTGTTTAAACTCTTCCAGATCAAGTTTCAAAGTTTCCGCAATGGTTAATCCTAACGCAATAGTATCCTCCTGCTCGGAAAGCAACCATCTCATTACCTTCTCTTTTTCGATTTCCTTTTCTGACATAAACTTATGATCTAAACTTATCTAAATGCAAGATTAGATTATTACCAGGGTGTATAAAATTAGGTATCTGCCAAAAGTTAAATAATCTTAGAAACAACATTAACCTGTCTATTCACTATTTCTGTCGCTCTATGTGGCATTAGAAAGATCGTCTACAAAAACAATCTTTTACTATACACTTATTAACCAATAGGCTCAAAGCTATCACTAAAGAGGTAATACATAGTAGACAATTTATTTTCAGTTAAAAAAGTATCATATAACAAAATAAAGGTCAAATTATTTATTTTCGCCTCTAAAATCTGTAACCATTTTATGAAAAAATCATTATACATTCTACAACTTTTTATTTTGCTAATCTGCTCAGTACCTTTATTGGGACAAAATTATACATTTAAAAAGAGTATCGGGCAAGTCATACTATTTGACCCTTATGATGTTGCCATCGATACACAAGGATATCTTTATGTAATTAGCAGTCAGTTCATTGCAAAGTTGGATACCAATAATCAGTTACAATCTATTATTTATGGTGAGAAATATAGTTTCCTTAATTCTTTACTATTAGATAAGGCTGGTAACATTTGGGTGTCAGACAGAGGTCTTAATGAAATTCGCAAGTATGATCCTACAGGTAAGCTGGTTTTACGATTTGGTTCATGGGGAGGAGGTGATGGACAATTTATATACCCTCATGGTTTTGCATTTGATTCTCAAGGTAATATTTGGGTAGTAGACCAAGTAAATGACCGTATTCAGAAATTTGATTCTAATGGAAAGTTTCTGTTAAAGTTTGGATCACAAGGATCAGCCAATGGACAGTTTAATTCACCAGAAAAAATCACAGTAGATGCTCAGGATAATCTTTGGATCACAGATGCCAGTAATAACCGTATTCAAAAATTTGACTCCAATGGAAAGTTTCTATTAAAGTCTGGCTCCTATGGATCAGCCAATGGACAACTTATATATCCAGTTTCTATAAAAGTAGATGATGATAATAATATTTGGGTAACAGATACATTCAATGATCGTGTCCAAAAGTTTGATTCCAATGGGAAGTTTCTGGACAAATTTGGATCACAAGGATCAGAAGATGGACAACTTACATCTTTGCAGGGCATGGCTATAGATAAAAATCGACATATATGGATAACAACTGCGACTCATCGTATTCAGAAATTCGACTTCTATGGTAATTATTTAGGAAAATATGCAACACAGGGATCATCTAATGGCCAGTATTATGGACCTTATGGAATAACAACAGATCTTCAGGGCAATACATATGTGGCAGATCCTGTAAATAGTCGCGTTCAGAAATTCGACTCTGAAGGGAACTTTATATCTAAGTTCGGAAGTAATGGTTCCAATGATGGACAATTTTCCACAGCAAGAGATATCATAACAGACCAATTTGGGAATGTATGGATTGTGGATCAGGATAATCACAGAATTCAGAAGTTTGATTCTAATGGCAGATTTTCAGCAAAATTTGGAACATATGGTTTGGAAGATGGACAATTTAAATATCCATCATACATAGATATAGATTCTCAAGGTAACCTCTGGATTTCAGACACAGATAATAACCGTATTCAGAAATTTGATTCTAATGGAAAGTTTCTGTTAAAGTTTGGATCACAAGGATCAGCCAATGGACAACTTAGTGCACCCAAAGGTATCAAGGTAGATCGTCAGGGTAATGTATGGGTGATTGATGCCAATGCTCGTGTCCAGAAATTTGACCCTAGTGGAAAATTCTTGCTTCGGGTGGGCTCTTATGGCAATCAGCCTGGGCAATTTGGTTCTCCTACAGATATTGCGGTTGATACGAAAGGAAATATCTGGATATCAGACGACAGCAATGACAATATTCAACAATTTACTCCTGACGGAAAGTATATAGCCAGCATTAATATGTATGACACGGGTCCTGGTTATATTACATTTGACAGATATGATAATTTATATTGTACAAGTTATTATTTTGGTGCATTAGTCTTTGGTTCAGATCAGTTACAGACGTTTATCAAAGGCCGCGTCTATTCAGATGAAAACCAAAACTGTAGCTTTGATTCCTCCGATAAACCGCTTTCACAGATTGTAATGGTAGCGCAACCTGGTAATTATTACGGAATTACCGATTCCACAGGTAACTATCAGATTCAGGTAGATACAGGAATATTTACAGTAAGTCAGGTTCTACACAGTAAATCTACTTATGGTCAGTTATTAGAGCCTATATGTCCTGCTACTAATACATCAGAAAAACTGACACTTAAAAATGCAGGGGAGGTGGTTTCTAACATTAACTTTGCCAATAAAGTAATATTGACGCCCTTGTTGACAACCAACATTGCTTCGGATCGTCGTCGTAGGTGTATGAAAAACAATACTGCAGTCAGTTTTTCTAACAAAGGACATGTAGATGCCACCAATGTAAAAGTATATATAAAGCTACCTCAGTATGTTTTTATCGAGTCTGTAGATAAACCATACATTATCGACAAGGATTCCAATTACGTATTTACCATCGGTCTACTCAAGGCTGGAGAATCTGGCACTATTCATATCATTGATACGGTTGCCTGTGAACGAAATATAGTCGGGTTAACCCAATGTACCAAAGTATGGATCACTCCTGCCAATAGTTATACTTTGCCTGATAACTCACTCTGGGACAAGTCGGATATTGTTCTTAAAGGTAAGTGTATCGAAAATGGACGAGTGCAAATGGTGATTAAAAATGCAGGTCTGGAAGCAATGGCTGATAGTAGCGAATTCAGGATATTGTTGAATGCTCAGTTAGCTTTTCGGAAGAACTATAAGTTAATAGCAGGCGATAGTTTGGTATTGAAAATTCCTGCTAATGGCAAAACCATCCGTCTGGAAGCAGATCAGCGGCCAGATCATCCCCACAAATCACAAACTAACCTGACTATTGAAGGGTGTATGGCTTCTAGTATGGATATGGTGAGCAAAGGATTTGTAGATGTACTGCCACAAGATGATGCAGAACCCGAAGTAGCTATTGAATGCTTACCAATTATTGATTCTTATGACCCGAATGATAAACTGGTAAGTCCTGCAGGAACATCCAATAACCATTATACACCAACAACATCCGAATTAAAATATGTAGTCCGCTTCCAGAATACAGGTACTGATTATGCTTACAAAGTTGTGGTAGTTGACACACTGTCTGAAAATCTGGATATATCAACTCTCCAAATGGGAAGTGTTTCACATGCTTACACACTGAAAGTTAGTGGCAAAGGTCATCCTGTATTGACCTGGACGTTCAATGACATCAATCTGCCGGATAGTACCCGTGATCAGACAGGTAGTAATGGATTTATTCAGTTCTCGATCAAGCCAAAAACTGGCTTGTCAGAAAAAGCCCGTATCGAAAACTTTGCAGATATCTTCTTTGATTACAATGATCCGGTACGTACCAATACAACTGCTAATGTGCTCTATGATATACCTCCTGTGATAACTGAAGAGAACAAATTGAATGAAAAAGGCTTGCTCTTTTTGATCCCAACTATCAGCAGCTTTACCCCCGAACAAGCACAGGTGGGTGAACAACTAACCATTACAGGTACCAACTACCAGCCTGTTATCACAGATAATACTGTAAAGATCAATGGCATAACAGCCACAGTTGTTTCCGCTAATGAAACACAACTGGTAGTAACTGTACCACAAGGCGTAACGGCAGGTAAGGTAAGTGTAACAACACCAGGCGGAACTGCCACCAGTGAGACTGTGTTTGTAATGAAGCCTACCGCTAGTGAACAACCTCAGTGGAGTCGTCCAATTGTAATCTCTCCAAACCCAACAGAAGGAAGGTTTACAATTGACTTCTCTAAAACTGGTGTTCAGATTCAGGCCATTGAAATATATAATCACCTGGGGCAACAAATTAGTCCACAAACGGTATCGAAGGCTACTGCCAGAAAAGAAGTAGACCTTTCAGATACAGGAACAGGGATTTACCTGATTGTCTTCAAAACAGACAAAGGCAATGCGACCCGAAAGCTGATTGTAAAATAATCCAAAAAAGAATAAAAAAGTGGTTCAGATAGTTTTTGTCTGAACCACTTTTTTATTTATAAAATCAACTTAAAGATGCTTCTTTTTCGAATGCTGTTTATCCTGTTTATCTATCTGGTCATTTTTGGCTTGCTGGCAAAGGCCTTTTATAATCCTGTAGGTTCAGACTTTTTTGGCCTATTGGTGATAGGCACCTTTGTATGTATGTTTTTCTATGGATTATATTCTATGGTGATCTATACGTTGTTCAAAAAAATAAAAGAACGTTCTGTTTTGATTGAACTTTCTTTCTGTGTGGTAGAATTAATACCGTTCTTTTTGATTATATGTGTAACATTTCTAAAATCATGAAGCATTTTCGTTCATACATACTAATATCAAGCTTTCTCTTGCAGACAATTTCCGGTTGTACTAGTAAAGAGGGCCACTATATCAACTTGATCAGGTATCAATTGCATGTGGGACAAATGGTAGAAATCTATTATTTCACCAATTCATGTTGTTATTATTGCATTGTTAATGAAAAGTCATTATCACATGTCCAGTTCATAAAAAGTAAAGCAGTGGGAGAAACAGAAGCATCAAGAATGTGTGACGGATGTGATCACCCAGCTGCTTTTGTCTTTAAAGCGATCAAACCCGGTATAGATACAATCCGGTTAGATCGCCCTATGGCTCTTGAATCCTGTGATAGCACCTATAGTAAGGATCAGGAATTGTATGTTGTTGAAGTCAAATGAGAAACTTTTCCCATTGTTGTGTATTTCACTAACACTCCTCTAATCCTTTTTAATTCATAATTCCAGAAAAATTTCTTCTGTTTTTCAGTAACACAAAAGTCTGATTAATCAACATCAGCCTCCTTTCCTACATACTGGGTGAACTTGTTTACCCAGCCGATACATTCTGCTTTTATTCAGAAGCCTATATTAGAGATGCCGATCACCTCAGGTAACAGATTGATGTATAACATCCTTTCTATCTGTGTGAATAACTATTCCTTCTAGTATTGCTTATGAAATCATGTCTTGTATTCCTTTTTGCCGTTATTGCCTGTTTTAGTTCATGTAACCAGACAACAAGCAGTCAGAAACCTGTCTCAAAAATTCCGTTTGAAGAAGTACTTACCTTTATCCAACAACTTTCAGAATACACCGGAATGTGGGTTAAAAACAGTTCTGCTATTCCACAAAAAGACAAACTAAAGACGTTACTCAGCCAGTATCCAAAGATAAAGGACAACGTTCTGAGAGAATTGATTACATACGAAGGAAAAAACGAAAAAAAGACACTAGAACAAATCCTGGAGGCTAATAAGTCGAATAAAGAGAAATTACTGGAAGAACTTTTGGTATGGAAACATAAACAGGAATCGCTAAAGTCTATAGATATCCTCACAGATCTTGAACAAGTGGTTACAAATACTCAGACAATTACCCAAAGTCTTAAAGAAGCTAAGAACTATGAAGAGAATGGTGGTATAGGTGTTTTTGAGGCTCAGACCACCTACGAGGAAGACGTTCTGAAAGGGGTGGAGAAAATCCGGTTGGTGATAACAGCTATTCGTACAGAAGGTGCTCAACTTAAAGAGAAATAAATTAAAAATTAAACTATATAAGGAAATTTCAGGTCTCTTCCCTTAAAAGTCTCAATATTATGTTTCTAAGAGAAGAGACAAGTAACTTTCATCCTTTTATAGCTTCCAGCCAGGCTTGGGCCATCAGTCGGGCACCTGCAATGCTGGGGTGTACACCATCGTAGGTCCAGTAGACGCCGGGAGCAGCTTTTTGGGCTTTATCAAATACCGTCTGGTAAGGAATATATACGGCACCATAGCTATCTGCTATCTCACGAGAAGCCTTGCGGTAGTCGTTAAAGGCAGGATACCACTTCTCATCTACTGCCTTAATGCCCGTTACAGCAAAAGGCTCTCCGATGACGAGTTTAATAGTCGGATACTTTTGTTTGGTGCGATCCAGCAGTGCTTTCAGATCGGTCTGGTAGGTTTGGACCGTGCCTGTGTAGTTATGGGTTAGCGTATGCCAGAAGTCGTTTACGCCAATCAATATACTGAGTACATTCGGTTTCAGATCCAGACAATCGGCATCCCAACGTTCGGCAAGCTGATACACCTTGTTTCCACTAATGCCTTTGTTATAGATTTTCAGGGTTTTGTCTGCATGTTGCAAAAGTAAATCAGAAGCGGCCATAAAGGCATATCCAGATCCTAAAGCACCTGTATTGTTTGCCTCTGATGCTTCACGCTTTCTGCCGGCATCGGTAATAGAATCACCTTGAAAAAGAATGATATCATCCTTTTGTAAGGTGATTTTGCCAACTTTTTCAGCAGCAAAGGCAGCAGATACAATTTGAGGAATGGATAGGGAAAGTGCTGTTCCGGCAGTGGCTTTTTTCAGAAAATTTCTGCGGTTAAATAGATTGGTAAGGGGCATAGCAACAGGTATAATTGTTAAGTTAGTGTTTAGTCTTTTTTACAATCAATTGGGTGCTTTAGGTGCAGGAGCCAGTTCTGTCCAGGTCCAGGCTTTGTCTCTTCCTGCAGTATGCTGTCTCATATTTTTTACCTCTTCCGGCTTTACCAGAATCCGGGATAGTTCTTCTGTTGAAACGCCCCCTCTGTTGGGGCGACCTAAATCATACCGCACATAACTCAATACAGAAGCTATCCATTCATCCTCGTTAGCCCCCATGGGTGGCATTATATCCGGATAGGTTTTATCCTCAATAGGTCCGGTTAATCCGTGCAACAAGATTTTAATCATGGCATCCTTGTTGGTCATCAATCGTTGAGAGAAGCCTGCCAATGGAGGCGCAACCTGACTAGGTAGTCCCTGTCCTTCGGGTCCGTGGCAAGTTGAACAAAGAGATTGAAAAATCATAGCTCCATTCAGAATCATCTTTCGATTTGCTTCATTGAGGCTACCCAGTTTAATACCATATTTTTTTACATCGTCATTTCTTTCGATGGCCAGTTGTGTATTTTTCAGCATTTCATTGCCGGTATTTGCTTCCAGAACCTCATTTACCAGCTCTTTAGCTTTTGGTGACTGACTTTTATGAAGTGATAACAGCAACTGCACCCGTACGTCATAGCTGGCATCGTCTTTCATGGCTTTCAGCTGAGTCAACATATCTACATCATTCGCTATCAACCAGGGTTCGCTTACCCAGACAGCAGCCCGTCTTACCTGCTCATCTTCATCCTTCATGGCTGTCAGAACAATACTCTTATCTAGCGCCTCTAATCCTTCCAGTGTCCACAAAGCATGCAGGCGTCCCAGGGCGGATGGTTTATGGCCAAAGGCAGCCTCTCCCTTTATGATCTGTTTTAATACAGGGATCACAGCTTTATCCTGTCTCACCACCAGTTCTTTCTGGGCATTGTCTCTCCACCAGCCATTGGGATGATCCAGATAGGCCACCAGCTTGCTTCCGGGCTCACTAAGCATTTTTGGTTTGGGACCTCTTGAAAGGCGATCATATACCAGCCTGTAGATACGTCCTCTCTGAATGTTTTTATCCAGTCCCAGACGCTGAATCTGCGGACGCAGGTAGCTGCCTTTAGCGGTCCAGGTTCCTTCCTGAATAATACCTCTGTACATGTCTACAATATACAAACATCCATCTGGCCCGGTGTAGGTATTGACAGGACGAAAGTTCATATCTGTAGAGGCAATAAACTCCTGTTTGTCATAGGCATTTTCCAGTGTCACCTTACCCGCCTTGTTGAGGACCTTTGCACGCCGGATAATGCGGGCTACGGGTTCATTGATAAGGTAATCACCCACCAATGTTTTAGGCAACCGATCTCCTCTGAAAATAGACTGCCCATTTCCGGCGGTAAAATGATTCAGGGTAGTATCGGGGCGAATACGTTTAAGTCCGCCCTGGATATCAGGTGTTTTAATAATAGGCCATACAGCCCCAAAGGTAGAATCGATATAGGCATCCCTGAACTCCAGTTGACCATATGCAGGATTGATCTGGAATCCGGAACCAGCATTCTCCCCTCCTGCTCTGCTAAAAAACAGCCGTCCAAAGTTATCGTGTGTCAGTCCCCATTGCCCGTTCGAGCCACTTGCCAATGTATCTGCTTCTAGCATCCCATTTTTATAACGAAAACGTACAGGATCTACCGTTACATAAATCCAGTTGTCCATGTTCCAGTCCAGGCCGCTGCGCTGGTGCTCCAGATTGCCTGGAGCTCTCTTATTAATATGATAGACACATCGTTTCTGATCTGCCACACCATCTCCGTTGGTGTCTTTGTAGGCATATATATCGTAGGTATCTGTTTCGTTTACTAACAACTCCGAACCTACACACAAGATCATACGGGGCAACATCAGCTTGTCTATAAACACAGAGCTTTTGTCCATCCGGCCATCGTTATTTGTATCCTCCAGCAGCATAATTCTGCTGTGTGGTTCGTGCTCTCCAGTGGTGTCTACTGTCTGCATATAGGTCTCCATCTGAGCCACATACATACGTTCATTGCCATCCCAGGCAATAGCTACCGGTTCGGTTATCATGGGTTCGCTGGCAACCAGTTCCATATGATATCCTTTGGGCAGTCGAAACGATGCCAGTGTCTGTTCCGGGGTAAGTGGCAATGGCGATGGATCTGAGTTTACAGTGTAGGGTGTCTCAAATCCCTCTTCCTCCTTAACCTGCATGGCGGGAGTCACATGTCGGTTACAGGTAGTGAGCAGAAAGGGAAGTGTAATAAGAAGTGTAATAGGCCATTGTTTTGCTTTCATGGTAGATCGTCGGTTCCTGAAGTAATTCTTAGAGAATGTCTACCTTATTTGTAAAGGCTTCAAAGGCATATTTTAGGCTGCGCCTTCACCTATTTTTCGGTCTATAGCTTTTGCTATGTTACGATTGGTTTATAGGTAAATAACTTGGCTCGCTACAAAATCTGTTCGTTGAGCTAATTTAAAATAAGGTTACCATCCTCTTACCAATTAAACTGTTTAAAGCGCCTGGCATCAAAAAGGCATTCTTGAAACGTATTCTACATCAGAAAATAGTTTTACAACAGAAAAATATTTGCAACGAATCTAGTAATAAACTATTATTATTTTACACTTTTTGTATAATTATAATTTTATGGAAAGACAAATTTGTGGAGGACTATTAGTCTGGTCGTTACCCGCCGAATAATGGGAAAGTCCGATTCTCTTTTTGCCCTTCTGAAAAGAGCCGTGACAAGACTAGTGACCTTTCCGACTTGAGATAATTGTTTTTCTCATAAGCCAAGCATAGCTCTATTTGTCAGGAAATCCTTCCAGGAGGATAGGAAAAGTGTGGTACTTACAGGAGAGGACAGAGAGGCGTTTTTCCCTTTATTTACACACCTCTTTCCCAAAAAAGCTATGGGACACGATAAGTCAGCCAGCAAAATAATGTTACTACATCAAAAATATTCCATTATTTAATACAATTATTTACATCAATACGTTTATATTACACAAGAAACTTTTTTTCACGATTTCTTATCATGAAACATTTTGCACATAGATCACTGCCTATTTTTCTGTTTTTGTTTCAGCTGGTTCCCTGCCAGGCACAGAAAGAAGCTACCCATTGGTACTTTGGCCGAAAACAGGGGTTTGACTTTAGCAATGGGACTCCCATAATAGACCGAAATAGTGATATGCTTACAGTCAGAGGATGCGTCACTATGTCTGACAAAAATACAGAGGAACTGCTATTTTACAGCAATGGGCGCAATGTCTGGAACCGCTTTCATCAGCGTATGCCCAATAGCCATTTTTTTTCAGAGGAGTGCAGTGGGCCTGTTCCTCAATCCGTACTGATTGTACCTGTCCCCGAAAGCGAATCGCTTTATTACCTGTTTAGCTTATATCCGGTAACTAACAACATACCAGACACTTCTGCTAACTGTATATTTGGTGATTTAAGTGAAGGCCTTATTGGCAATGGCACCTATTCTTTTCAATTGCGCTATTCAATTATTGACATGCAACTGGATGATGGCAAAGGAGACATTGTGGATGATCAAAACAACCTGTTTCTAACCGATAACCTGAGTGCTAAACTCACCGCTGTTCCGCATACAAATGGCACGGACTACTGGCTCATTTTACATGAGGCAGTTGGTGATTCGTTTTATACCTGTTTAATAGACCCGTCTGGTATACAACCTCCTAGTCAACAGCGTATTGGCTCCGAGTATCAGGTTCGTCCAAGCAGCATTGGCAGCTATCATGAAGTTTTAGGTGAAGTAAAAGCCTCTCCAGATGGCAAAAAGCTGGCTTGTGCCGTATACAATATTCTGGGTCACCCCTTTGATGTATTTGATTTTGATGCAGCTACAGGTACTATTTCCAATTATCAGAACTATGGAAATATCTCACAGCAGATGGGGGTAAGCTTTTCACCAGATAACACTAAGTTATATGTCACGTCTTTCAATAAGATAGATAAAACCAACCTGATGGAGCTAATCCGTCAGTATGATCTATCTTTACCAAGCCTTTCTCAGGCGCTCTCTTCTGGTAAAAGTATTATTCGGTTTAATCCCTGTACCAATATATCCGAAAAAGCCTGGCCAGTCAATGTAGTTTTCAATACCTTGCACATTGCCCCTGATGGAAAAATATATGGGGCTGGCGAAGGAAGTAACAATGAGAATGGCGGAAATAATGATATGCTGGTCATTGCACATCCTAATCGGGCTGGATTTGACTGTGGGGTATCTTTCCAACGATTTGCTTTTGGTATACCCGACTCAG
Encoded proteins:
- a CDS encoding DUF7133 domain-containing protein, which translates into the protein MKAKQWPITLLITLPFLLTTCNRHVTPAMQVKEEEGFETPYTVNSDPSPLPLTPEQTLASFRLPKGYHMELVASEPMITEPVAIAWDGNERMYVAQMETYMQTVDTTGEHEPHSRIMLLEDTNNDGRMDKSSVFIDKLMLPRMILCVGSELLVNETDTYDIYAYKDTNGDGVADQKRCVYHINKRAPGNLEHQRSGLDWNMDNWIYVTVDPVRFRYKNGMLEADTLASGSNGQWGLTHDNFGRLFFSRAGGENAGSGFQINPAYGQLEFRDAYIDSTFGAVWPIIKTPDIQGGLKRIRPDTTLNHFTAGNGQSIFRGDRLPKTLVGDYLINEPVARIIRRAKVLNKAGKVTLENAYDKQEFIASTDMNFRPVNTYTGPDGCLYIVDMYRGIIQEGTWTAKGSYLRPQIQRLGLDKNIQRGRIYRLVYDRLSRGPKPKMLSEPGSKLVAYLDHPNGWWRDNAQKELVVRQDKAVIPVLKQIIKGEAAFGHKPSALGRLHALWTLEGLEALDKSIVLTAMKDEDEQVRRAAVWVSEPWLIANDVDMLTQLKAMKDDASYDVRVQLLLSLHKSQSPKAKELVNEVLEANTGNEMLKNTQLAIERNDDVKKYGIKLGSLNEANRKMILNGAMIFQSLCSTCHGPEGQGLPSQVAPPLAGFSQRLMTNKDAMIKILLHGLTGPIEDKTYPDIMPPMGANEDEWIASVLSYVRYDLGRPNRGGVSTEELSRILVKPEEVKNMRQHTAGRDKAWTWTELAPAPKAPN
- a CDS encoding T9SS type A sorting domain-containing protein, with translation MKHFAHRSLPIFLFLFQLVPCQAQKEATHWYFGRKQGFDFSNGTPIIDRNSDMLTVRGCVTMSDKNTEELLFYSNGRNVWNRFHQRMPNSHFFSEECSGPVPQSVLIVPVPESESLYYLFSLYPVTNNIPDTSANCIFGDLSEGLIGNGTYSFQLRYSIIDMQLDDGKGDIVDDQNNLFLTDNLSAKLTAVPHTNGTDYWLILHEAVGDSFYTCLIDPSGIQPPSQQRIGSEYQVRPSSIGSYHEVLGEVKASPDGKKLACAVYNILGHPFDVFDFDAATGTISNYQNYGNISQQMGVSFSPDNTKLYVTSFNKIDKTNLMELIRQYDLSLPSLSQALSSGKSIIRFNPCTNISEKAWPVNVVFNTLHIAPDGKIYGAGEGSNNENGGNNDMLVIAHPNRAGFDCGVSFQRFAFGIPDSVVNFRSFPNFIQSYFNNIPSSSGEECTLQQLIVYPNPTQDMVILRSDCGIVPRYVDILDRLGRLVDSQTLYSTAVNLTSLAKGMYVLRITDAHKGQVYRKVIKL